A region of Nostoc sp. 'Peltigera membranacea cyanobiont' N6 DNA encodes the following proteins:
- a CDS encoding L-threonylcarbamoyladenylate synthase gives MTQVSLKDLIVGARAGFLVSFPTDTVPALAAIPEKAALIFAAKQRSQDKPLILMAASAEDLWLYVKGSENEYKIWQEVANKYWPGGLTLVLPASQHLPKVMNPIDPTTIGIRVPNSAIARTILAQTGPLATTSANFSGQPALQKIAEIEVQFPQVLTLATTEYQEEPGMGIPSTVAKWTGINWQILRQGAIKLDISSDNQI, from the coding sequence ATGACGCAAGTTTCCCTCAAAGACCTAATAGTTGGCGCACGTGCTGGCTTTTTGGTGAGTTTTCCTACGGATACTGTTCCTGCACTTGCAGCGATACCAGAAAAAGCAGCATTAATTTTTGCGGCGAAACAACGCAGTCAAGACAAACCTTTGATTTTGATGGCTGCTAGTGCTGAAGATTTATGGCTGTATGTCAAAGGTAGTGAGAACGAGTATAAAATTTGGCAAGAAGTCGCTAATAAATATTGGCCAGGAGGGTTGACATTAGTATTGCCAGCGAGTCAACACTTACCAAAAGTTATGAACCCCATCGATCCAACAACAATTGGCATTCGAGTCCCAAACAGTGCGATCGCTCGAACTATTTTGGCACAAACTGGCCCCCTTGCCACCACTAGCGCCAATTTTTCTGGACAGCCGGCTTTGCAAAAGATCGCAGAAATAGAGGTTCAGTTTCCCCAAGTTTTGACTCTAGCAACAACAGAATACCAAGAAGAACCAGGGATGGGTATACCTTCCACCGTTGCGAAATGGACAGGGATAAATTGGCAGATTTTACGGCAAGGTGCGATAAAGTTAGATATTTCGAGTGATAACCAAATATAG
- a CDS encoding ATP-binding protein: protein MNWSNWIYLGAGLALGINFHRLFARWPRPSQASPKVSSNSSPVMPLEQEDIPTISQQLQQTQLAYQMAREMSQFKAGFLARTTHELRSPLNGLIGLHQLILSDLCEDPAEEREFIAQAHERTLKLLKLMDEILTVARTEHGTNKLDIQPRQLSQILEEVHNLTYMLAANRNFPLQLLPADPDIYVLADYLWLRQILIGLIDTAITQMEEGSICISSSTISTNNFVNIWLDVPTHAFPWSEPIDLIESDRQHIQIDPKNAVLSPGMRLLINQTLVEVMGGKLEILPSSIVKEPHQEITRLQISIPLIIPETELL, encoded by the coding sequence ATGAATTGGAGTAACTGGATATATCTAGGAGCAGGACTAGCGCTAGGTATAAATTTTCATAGGTTATTTGCGCGATGGCCACGCCCGTCGCAGGCATCGCCAAAGGTTTCATCTAACTCATCTCCTGTAATGCCATTAGAGCAAGAGGATATACCAACAATATCGCAACAGCTACAGCAAACGCAGTTGGCATATCAAATGGCAAGGGAAATGAGCCAGTTTAAGGCTGGTTTTTTGGCGCGGACTACCCATGAATTGCGATCGCCTCTCAATGGTTTGATTGGCTTGCATCAGTTAATTTTGTCAGATTTGTGTGAAGATCCAGCTGAAGAACGAGAATTTATTGCTCAAGCTCACGAGCGAACCTTGAAGTTGCTCAAGTTGATGGATGAAATTCTCACTGTTGCTAGAACAGAACACGGGACTAATAAATTAGATATTCAGCCCAGACAGTTATCGCAAATTTTGGAAGAGGTTCATAACTTAACTTATATGCTGGCGGCCAATCGCAATTTCCCCTTGCAATTGTTACCCGCCGACCCAGATATTTATGTTTTGGCAGATTACCTCTGGCTCCGCCAAATATTGATCGGTTTAATAGACACTGCCATTACTCAAATGGAGGAAGGCAGCATCTGTATTTCCAGTAGCACCATATCTACAAATAATTTTGTAAATATTTGGCTGGATGTACCAACTCATGCTTTTCCCTGGAGCGAGCCGATTGATTTGATCGAATCCGATCGGCAGCATATCCAGATTGACCCAAAGAACGCTGTTCTTTCCCCAGGAATGAGGCTATTAATCAATCAAACTTTAGTGGAAGTCATGGGAGGAAAGTTAGAAATCCTGCCTTCGAGCATTGTGAAGGAACCACATCAGGAGATTACCAGACTACAAATTTCTATCCCCCTAATAATTCCTGAAACTGAACTTCTGTAG
- the prfC gene encoding peptide chain release factor 3, protein MSTELQSELIQAVELRRNFAIISHPDAGKTTLTEKLLLYGGAIHEAGAVKARRAQRKATSDWMAMEQQRGISITSTVLQFEYKNCQINLLDTPGHQDFSEDTYRTLAAADNAVMLIDAAKGLEPQTRKLFEVCKLRGIPIFTFINKLDRPGREPLELLDEIEQELGLQTYAVNWPIGMGDRFKGVFDRHKQQIHLFERSAHGSREARDTIVELGDPKIEEQLQQDLYYQLKNDLELLEGVGPELDLQLVHEGKMTPVFFGSAMTNFGVELFLKYFLDYALKPGSHHSSVGEVAPTYPEFSGFVFKLQANMDPKHRDRVAFIRVCTGKFEKDMMVNHARIGKLIRLSRPQKLFAQERESIDVAYPGDVIGLNNPGVFAIGDTIYTGQKLEYEGIPYFSPELFASLRNPNPSKSKQFQKGVAELREEGAVQIMYSTDEAKRDPILAAVGQLQFEVVQFRLQNEYGVETILDVLPYSVARWVEGGWEALEKVGRIFNTTTVKDSMGRPVLLFRNEWNCQQLLGDHPELKLSAIAPVFSSQQSVEE, encoded by the coding sequence ATGTCTACTGAACTTCAGTCTGAACTTATTCAAGCAGTTGAACTTCGCCGCAACTTTGCGATTATATCTCACCCCGATGCAGGTAAAACTACACTAACAGAAAAGCTACTGCTGTACGGAGGTGCAATTCACGAAGCTGGGGCCGTCAAAGCGCGACGGGCACAGCGTAAGGCTACCTCTGACTGGATGGCAATGGAACAACAACGGGGCATTTCCATTACCTCCACAGTGTTGCAATTTGAATACAAGAACTGTCAAATAAATTTATTAGACACTCCCGGACACCAAGATTTCAGTGAAGATACTTATCGCACTCTCGCTGCCGCCGATAATGCAGTGATGTTAATTGATGCGGCTAAAGGTTTGGAACCCCAAACCCGCAAATTATTTGAAGTGTGTAAGTTGCGGGGTATTCCGATTTTTACATTTATCAACAAGCTCGATCGCCCAGGAAGGGAACCTCTAGAACTGTTGGATGAAATTGAGCAAGAATTGGGATTGCAAACCTATGCAGTCAATTGGCCGATTGGCATGGGCGATCGCTTTAAAGGTGTTTTTGATCGACACAAACAACAAATTCACCTGTTTGAACGCAGTGCCCACGGCAGCCGAGAAGCCCGTGATACCATAGTGGAATTAGGCGATCCAAAAATAGAAGAACAGCTACAACAAGACCTCTACTACCAACTGAAAAATGATTTAGAACTCTTAGAAGGAGTTGGCCCGGAGCTAGATTTGCAATTGGTACACGAAGGCAAGATGACACCCGTGTTCTTTGGTAGTGCCATGACTAACTTTGGGGTAGAGTTATTCCTCAAGTACTTCCTCGACTATGCCCTCAAACCTGGTTCTCATCACAGTAGTGTGGGCGAAGTCGCTCCTACCTACCCGGAATTTTCAGGGTTTGTCTTTAAACTGCAAGCGAACATGGACCCGAAACACCGCGATCGCGTTGCATTTATCCGGGTCTGTACTGGTAAGTTTGAAAAAGATATGATGGTGAATCACGCCCGCATTGGTAAACTTATCCGTCTGTCTCGCCCGCAAAAACTCTTTGCTCAAGAGCGGGAATCGATTGATGTGGCTTATCCTGGCGATGTGATTGGTTTGAACAATCCCGGTGTTTTTGCGATCGGGGATACAATTTACACGGGACAAAAGCTCGAATATGAAGGGATTCCGTATTTTTCGCCGGAACTGTTTGCATCTCTGAGGAATCCCAACCCCTCGAAGTCAAAACAATTCCAAAAAGGCGTTGCGGAATTGCGAGAAGAAGGTGCTGTGCAAATTATGTATTCAACTGATGAAGCCAAGCGCGATCCAATTTTGGCGGCGGTGGGTCAGTTGCAATTCGAGGTAGTGCAGTTTCGCTTACAAAATGAGTATGGTGTAGAAACCATATTAGATGTATTACCCTACAGTGTCGCCCGTTGGGTTGAGGGTGGTTGGGAAGCATTAGAAAAGGTGGGACGAATATTCAATACCACTACAGTTAAAGACAGTATGGGACGACCAGTGTTGTTATTCCGCAATGAATGGAATTGTCAACAGTTACTGGGCGACCATCCAGAGTTAAAATTAAGCGCGATCGCTCCAGTATTTTCTAGTCAACAATCAGTGGAAGAATGA
- a CDS encoding alpha-ketoacid dehydrogenase subunit beta, with protein sequence MAETLFFNALREAIDEEMARDSSVFVLGEDVGHYGGSYKVTKDLYQKYGELRILDTPIAENSFTGMAVGAAMTGLRPIIEGMNMGFLLLAFNQISNNAGMLRYTSGGNFKIPMVIRGPGGVGRQLGAEHSQRLETYFQAVPGLKIVACSTPRNAKGLLKSAIRDDNPVLFFEHVLLYNLKEDLPEEEYLLPLDKAEVVREGKDVTIITYSRMRHHVLQAVKTLEKQGYDPEVIDLISLKPLDFDTIGASIRKTHKVIVVEESMRTAGIGAEVIASINDRLFDELDAPVLRLSSQDIPTPYNGNLERLTIIQPEQIVEAVEKMVALRV encoded by the coding sequence ATGGCAGAAACACTATTTTTCAACGCCTTACGGGAAGCCATTGATGAAGAAATGGCGCGTGACTCCAGCGTATTTGTTCTCGGTGAAGATGTTGGACACTACGGCGGTTCCTACAAAGTTACCAAAGACCTGTACCAAAAATATGGCGAACTCCGCATTCTAGACACCCCCATCGCTGAAAATAGCTTTACTGGCATGGCAGTAGGAGCAGCAATGACTGGGTTGCGTCCGATCATCGAAGGTATGAATATGGGCTTTTTATTGCTCGCCTTCAACCAAATATCCAACAACGCTGGGATGCTGCGTTATACCTCTGGCGGTAACTTTAAAATTCCGATGGTAATTCGCGGTCCTGGAGGCGTGGGAAGGCAGTTAGGTGCAGAACATTCCCAACGATTAGAAACCTACTTCCAAGCTGTGCCAGGGTTGAAGATTGTTGCTTGCTCGACACCAAGAAACGCTAAAGGACTACTAAAATCCGCAATCCGCGATGATAACCCCGTGTTGTTCTTTGAACACGTTTTGCTTTACAACTTGAAAGAAGATTTACCAGAAGAAGAATATTTACTACCCCTAGATAAAGCCGAAGTTGTGCGCGAAGGGAAAGATGTCACAATTATCACTTATTCTCGGATGCGGCATCATGTGCTGCAAGCGGTAAAAACACTTGAAAAACAAGGTTACGATCCAGAAGTTATTGATTTAATATCACTCAAGCCATTAGATTTTGATACCATTGGTGCATCAATACGTAAAACCCATAAAGTAATTGTTGTGGAAGAATCCATGCGAACTGCGGGTATTGGAGCAGAAGTCATCGCCTCAATAAACGATCGCTTATTCGATGAATTAGATGCGCCAGTACTGCGGCTTTCTTCCCAAGATATTCCCACACCTTACAACGGCAATCTGGAACGACTAACAATCATCCAGCCAGAGCAAATCGTGGAAGCTGTAGAAAAAATGGTGGCGTTGCGAGTCTAG
- a CDS encoding GNAT family N-acetyltransferase yields MNESRIQFSDRKSEIDLYQLQELLNVSAFWAKGRSIEDLGIAITNSEPVISVSDSARLIGFARATSDGIYRATIWDVVIHPEYQHGGLGSKLVETILSHPQMRRVERIYLMTTHQQGFYEKIGFQTNSSTTMVLHNLTNRAFLTTTEVQFQELLGG; encoded by the coding sequence ATGAATGAGTCTCGGATTCAATTTAGCGATCGCAAGTCTGAAATTGACCTTTACCAACTCCAAGAACTGTTAAACGTTTCTGCTTTCTGGGCAAAGGGACGCAGTATTGAAGATTTAGGTATAGCCATTACCAACAGTGAACCCGTGATTTCTGTGTCGGATAGCGCTAGACTCATTGGTTTTGCTAGAGCAACATCTGATGGCATATATCGCGCCACAATTTGGGATGTTGTAATTCATCCAGAGTATCAACATGGTGGGTTGGGAAGTAAGTTAGTAGAAACCATTTTGAGTCATCCCCAGATGAGGCGGGTTGAGCGCATTTACCTGATGACTACTCACCAGCAGGGTTTCTATGAAAAGATTGGTTTTCAAACCAACTCTAGCACTACAATGGTACTACACAACCTAACTAACCGCGCTTTTCTTACTACTACAGAAGTTCAGTTTCAGGAATTATTAGGGGGATAG
- the prmC gene encoding peptide chain release factor N(5)-glutamine methyltransferase → MGEKHLIVSGLQLWQWRNAAIQAAIATDVSPTEVDWLLLEVAGLDRLSLRLESFKDWPQIQLQLPLEELDRLWQRRLSDRLPVQYIAGVTPWRNFQIAVSSAVLIPRPETECLIDLALAAANGVSGHWADLGTGSGAIALGLADVLPKATIHAVDYSLEALAIARTNTAKLGFADRIKFYQGSWWEPLAFLKGQFSGMVSNPPYIPTSTLPTLQPEVVNHEPHLALDGGGDGLDCIRHLIEISPSYLQPGGVWLIEMMAGQADAVRKFLQNQGSYHNIQIHADLAGIERFALAYKS, encoded by the coding sequence ATGGGGGAGAAACATCTGATAGTTTCTGGTTTACAACTTTGGCAGTGGCGAAATGCAGCTATCCAAGCAGCGATCGCCACTGATGTCTCACCAACGGAAGTAGATTGGCTGCTTTTAGAAGTTGCTGGGTTAGATCGCTTGTCACTGCGTTTGGAATCTTTTAAAGACTGGCCGCAAATTCAGCTGCAATTGCCTCTAGAAGAGTTAGATCGGCTATGGCAGAGACGATTGAGCGATCGCTTACCAGTGCAGTACATTGCCGGAGTAACACCTTGGCGTAACTTTCAAATCGCGGTGTCAAGCGCAGTTTTGATTCCCAGACCAGAGACAGAGTGCTTAATTGATTTAGCTTTAGCAGCTGCTAACGGTGTGTCAGGACATTGGGCGGATTTGGGTACTGGAAGTGGGGCGATCGCACTAGGATTAGCAGATGTCTTGCCAAAAGCAACGATTCATGCAGTCGATTACAGTTTAGAAGCTTTGGCGATCGCCCGAACCAACACTGCTAAATTGGGTTTTGCTGACCGGATTAAATTTTATCAAGGTTCTTGGTGGGAGCCACTGGCATTCTTAAAAGGTCAGTTTAGTGGTATGGTGTCTAATCCGCCTTACATACCCACCAGTACCTTACCTACCTTGCAACCAGAAGTAGTTAACCATGAACCACATCTAGCTTTGGATGGTGGTGGTGATGGCTTAGATTGCATCCGCCATTTGATAGAAATCTCTCCTAGTTATTTACAACCTGGTGGCGTGTGGCTGATTGAGATGATGGCAGGACAGGCGGATGCCGTCAGAAAATTTTTGCAAAATCAAGGTAGCTATCACAATATTCAAATTCACGCTGATTTAGCTGGAATTGAACGCTTTGCCCTAGCTTATAAAAGTTAG
- the secF gene encoding protein translocase subunit SecF: MKLSINKSRSLWWTISAVIILAGIISMVISWQQPNIHAPLRPGLDFIGGTRLQFVRDCTKPGNCDKPIDINAVREVAKAQGLGDSSIQLVSENGVENGVLIRTKDLSVDQRTKLQNSLSEQIGVFDPQKNQIDSVGPTLGKELLRSGLLALIVSFIGITIYMSFRFQLDYAVFAIVALFHDILITVGAFSIFGLVAGIEVDSLFIVALLTITGFSVNDTVVIYDRIRETIKINPERPIAEIVDDAVNQTLTRSINTTLTVLLTLTAIFLFGGETLRNFSLALIIGFTMGAYSSIFIASTLLTWWREKSQSQVVESLEPIDTSASSQDS; this comes from the coding sequence ATGAAACTGAGTATTAACAAATCGCGATCGCTTTGGTGGACTATTTCTGCTGTTATCATCCTGGCCGGTATCATCTCAATGGTGATTTCTTGGCAACAACCCAATATTCACGCACCATTACGTCCCGGTTTAGATTTTATCGGTGGTACAAGGTTACAGTTTGTTCGAGATTGCACTAAACCAGGCAATTGCGACAAGCCAATTGATATCAACGCTGTTCGGGAAGTTGCAAAAGCACAGGGACTGGGTGATAGCAGCATCCAACTTGTCTCGGAAAATGGTGTAGAAAATGGTGTACTAATTCGGACAAAAGATTTGAGTGTCGATCAGCGCACCAAGTTGCAAAATTCTTTAAGCGAACAAATTGGGGTTTTTGATCCGCAAAAAAACCAAATTGACTCCGTTGGCCCTACGTTAGGAAAAGAACTTTTGAGGTCTGGGCTATTAGCTCTGATAGTTTCCTTCATTGGCATCACTATCTATATGAGCTTCCGCTTCCAATTAGATTATGCTGTGTTTGCGATCGTTGCTCTATTTCACGATATCTTGATTACAGTCGGAGCTTTTTCAATTTTTGGTTTGGTAGCGGGCATCGAAGTTGATAGCCTTTTTATCGTCGCCTTACTTACCATTACAGGTTTCTCAGTCAACGACACAGTGGTAATTTACGATCGCATTCGGGAAACCATTAAAATCAATCCTGAACGCCCAATTGCCGAAATTGTAGACGATGCGGTTAACCAAACTCTGACAAGATCCATCAACACGACCTTAACCGTCTTGCTGACATTAACTGCAATCTTTCTATTTGGCGGAGAAACGCTGAGAAACTTTTCCCTAGCTTTGATTATTGGCTTCACAATGGGAGCTTACTCAAGTATTTTCATCGCCAGTACTCTGCTGACTTGGTGGCGAGAAAAGAGTCAATCCCAAGTGGTAGAAAGCTTAGAGCCGATTGATACATCTGCTAGTTCTCAGGATAGCTAA
- the secD gene encoding protein translocase subunit SecD: protein MQRQRSLLILILVLIIAAFTVIATIPIPLGLDLRGGSQLTIQVKPSPEIPKITERELEGVKKVVEGRINGLGVSEPVIQTVGSDKILVQLPGVNDPEQAERVLGGTAQLEFRTQKPNTETQLFAFQASKAELKVKQEELRKSADKAAIAKNQEDLQKSNQAIAELFESTNPPLGGKYLKDAYGEPTQGNNWHVTIRFDQKGGELFANLTKNLAGTGRSIGVFLDNELISAPTVGIEFAAAGIAGGSAVITGRFTAQEANNLGVQLRGGALPVPVEIAERRTVGATLGKDSIQSSIYAGVGGLTLVLIFMVFYYRLPGLIADVSLVIYSLLTWATFALLGVTLTLPGIAGFILSIGMAVDANVLIFERTREELRAGKSLYRSVESGFYRAFSSILDSNVTTWIACAALFWLGSGLVKGFALTLALGVAVSMFTAITCSRTLLFLAISIPSLRKTELFCPNLPTSNKAEVTP, encoded by the coding sequence ATGCAAAGACAGCGATCGCTATTAATTTTGATTTTAGTCCTGATAATCGCCGCGTTTACGGTGATTGCGACAATTCCCATACCCCTGGGACTGGACTTGCGGGGAGGTTCACAGCTAACAATTCAGGTAAAACCATCACCGGAAATTCCCAAAATCACCGAACGAGAATTGGAAGGTGTGAAGAAAGTTGTCGAAGGTCGGATTAATGGTCTGGGTGTTTCTGAACCAGTAATCCAAACAGTCGGCTCAGATAAAATATTGGTACAATTGCCAGGAGTCAACGATCCAGAGCAAGCCGAACGGGTGCTTGGGGGGACGGCGCAGTTAGAATTTCGTACCCAAAAGCCAAATACAGAAACCCAATTATTTGCTTTTCAAGCATCTAAGGCTGAATTGAAAGTCAAGCAAGAAGAGTTGAGAAAGAGTGCTGACAAAGCAGCAATAGCTAAGAATCAAGAAGATTTACAAAAAAGCAATCAAGCGATCGCAGAATTGTTTGAAAGCACCAATCCACCACTAGGTGGCAAATACCTCAAGGATGCTTATGGTGAACCCACTCAAGGTAACAACTGGCACGTTACCATTCGCTTCGACCAAAAGGGTGGTGAACTGTTTGCCAATTTGACCAAAAATCTTGCTGGTACTGGGCGGAGTATTGGTGTTTTTCTAGACAATGAACTGATCAGCGCTCCTACTGTAGGTATAGAATTTGCTGCCGCAGGTATTGCTGGTGGCTCTGCCGTAATTACAGGACGGTTTACCGCACAAGAAGCTAATAACTTGGGTGTACAGCTACGTGGTGGCGCATTACCCGTACCAGTAGAAATCGCAGAAAGGCGGACGGTAGGGGCAACTTTAGGTAAAGATAGTATTCAAAGCAGTATTTATGCTGGGGTTGGTGGTCTGACTTTAGTATTAATATTCATGGTGTTTTACTATCGATTACCAGGACTAATTGCGGATGTGTCACTAGTGATTTATTCCCTCTTGACTTGGGCAACCTTTGCTTTATTGGGTGTTACCCTAACTTTGCCCGGAATTGCCGGTTTTATCCTCAGTATCGGTATGGCGGTTGATGCCAACGTGCTAATTTTTGAACGGACGCGGGAAGAATTACGAGCCGGAAAATCTCTGTATCGTTCTGTAGAATCTGGTTTTTACCGAGCATTTTCTAGTATTTTAGATAGCAATGTCACTACATGGATTGCTTGTGCTGCTCTGTTTTGGCTGGGGTCTGGTTTAGTCAAAGGTTTTGCTCTTACCTTAGCTTTGGGGGTGGCTGTAAGTATGTTTACCGCAATTACTTGTAGTCGGACATTGCTGTTTTTAGCAATTTCAATTCCCTCTTTGCGGAAGACAGAACTTTTCTGTCCAAACCTGCCAACATCGAATAAGGCAGAGGTGACTCCATGA
- a CDS encoding type II toxin-antitoxin system VapC family toxin — protein sequence MTYYPLILADSGFLFAYYSARDRYHQQVRRFFENCTSRLVTTPICIAEVVWLLNFDWRTQNEFLLDVAKQLYECEQLLPQDFSRIAELNTQYRDLPGDFADLSLIVISERLDIAAIATLDSDLDIYRRYRKKPFERVF from the coding sequence ATGACCTACTATCCGCTTATACTCGCAGATAGCGGGTTTTTGTTTGCGTACTACAGCGCTAGAGATCGGTATCACCAACAGGTGCGTCGCTTCTTTGAAAACTGTACTTCTAGGCTGGTAACTACGCCCATTTGTATTGCAGAAGTGGTGTGGTTGCTGAATTTTGATTGGCGTACACAAAACGAGTTTCTTCTAGATGTTGCGAAACAACTCTATGAGTGTGAGCAACTATTACCGCAAGATTTTTCGCGCATTGCTGAGTTGAATACTCAGTACAGAGATTTACCAGGGGATTTTGCAGATTTATCCTTGATTGTCATTTCGGAACGCTTAGATATTGCTGCTATCGCCACCTTAGACAGCGATCTTGATATTTATCGGCGTTATCGGAAAAAGCCTTTTGAGCGGGTGTTTTAG
- a CDS encoding DUF4870 domain-containing protein yields MYDTDKRKLLSALSHGAIFFSTTVVSVGIPIAILLVSDDPVVKENAKESINFHFNVWLYGAILGALFFLFGWLVLPLLLLGPLAGLGYLLHWGLTIWALIGVFNNPDIPFRYPYIFRVF; encoded by the coding sequence ATGTACGACACAGACAAGCGAAAGCTTCTATCTGCCTTGTCTCATGGAGCCATTTTTTTCAGCACAACAGTGGTATCTGTAGGTATACCTATTGCCATACTGCTCGTATCTGACGATCCTGTTGTTAAAGAAAACGCTAAAGAATCCATCAATTTCCACTTTAATGTCTGGCTTTATGGCGCAATTCTAGGAGCGCTGTTTTTTCTATTCGGCTGGTTAGTGTTACCTCTATTATTGTTGGGACCACTAGCAGGTCTGGGATATCTATTACACTGGGGATTAACAATTTGGGCGCTCATCGGAGTTTTCAACAATCCTGATATACCTTTTCGTTATCCCTACATTTTTCGAGTTTTTTAG
- the hemB gene encoding porphobilinogen synthase, with translation MFPTHRPRRLRTHPQLRRMVRETVLTTNDLIYPLFAVPGEGIANEVKSMPGVYQLSVDKIVEEAKEVYDLGIPSIILFGIPADKDVDATGAWHDCGIVQKAATAVKAAVPDLIVIADTCLCEYTSHGHCGYLQVGDLTGRVLNDPTLELLKKTAVSQAKAGADIIAPSGMMDGFVQAIRQGLDEAGFQDTPIMSYAAKYASGYYGPFRDAADSTPQFGDRRTYQMDPGNAREAIKEIELDIAEGADMLMVKPALAYMDIIWRVKEASNLPVAAYNVSGEYAMVKAAALNGWIDEERVVMETLTGFKRAGADLILTYHAKDAARWLK, from the coding sequence ATGTTTCCTACACATCGCCCCCGTCGTCTGCGTACTCATCCCCAACTGCGTCGGATGGTTCGTGAAACTGTTTTAACAACAAACGATTTAATCTACCCATTATTTGCTGTACCGGGTGAGGGAATTGCTAATGAGGTGAAATCGATGCCCGGAGTCTACCAACTTTCGGTAGATAAAATAGTTGAAGAGGCAAAAGAAGTTTATGACTTAGGAATTCCTTCTATTATTTTATTTGGTATTCCGGCTGATAAAGATGTAGATGCCACTGGCGCTTGGCATGATTGCGGTATCGTCCAAAAAGCAGCAACGGCGGTAAAAGCAGCAGTGCCAGATTTGATTGTAATTGCTGATACTTGTTTATGTGAGTATACTAGCCACGGTCATTGTGGTTATCTGCAAGTTGGTGATTTAACAGGACGAGTTTTAAATGATCCAACTCTGGAATTGTTGAAAAAAACAGCAGTTTCTCAAGCGAAAGCCGGTGCTGATATCATCGCGCCTTCTGGGATGATGGATGGCTTTGTCCAGGCAATTCGTCAGGGTTTGGATGAAGCAGGATTTCAAGATACACCGATTATGTCTTATGCTGCCAAGTATGCTTCGGGTTATTATGGCCCATTTCGGGATGCAGCAGACTCGACACCGCAATTTGGGGACAGAAGAACTTACCAAATGGACCCAGGTAACGCCCGCGAAGCTATTAAAGAAATTGAACTAGATATTGCTGAAGGTGCTGATATGCTGATGGTTAAGCCAGCCTTGGCATACATGGACATTATCTGGCGGGTAAAGGAAGCGAGTAACTTACCAGTTGCGGCTTACAATGTTTCTGGTGAGTATGCGATGGTAAAAGCTGCGGCTCTCAATGGTTGGATTGATGAAGAGCGTGTGGTTATGGAAACTTTAACTGGGTTTAAACGCGCTGGTGCAGATTTGATTTTGACTTATCATGCCAAAGATGCGGCGCGATGGTTAAAGTAA